Genomic DNA from Ctenopharyngodon idella isolate HZGC_01 chromosome 1, HZGC01, whole genome shotgun sequence:
acaaaataaacatgaatgaacatcaaaaggtatgttgaaagatacagtacaacttagtGAAATTAAGCCATCTCTAATGTAATCagagtttcaaccgcagaaTGACTTCAATAAAACGGCGTAATGTGTAATTTACATGCttacaatacatacattttttttattattatttgagtgttgatgattatgtctaaaaataaatagcaactgaatttaattatttgggcagaaatagatttttttctccttaagaaaattttaattataattgaataaatttaaagacagagacacagctggttcagtaaaacattgtttaataaaaaaaaaaaaaaaaaaatttgtttgctCACCATGCTGTaacgaaccgtgacttcaaaactgaagtacgtaccgaaccgtcatgtttgtgtactgttacacccctaagtattacatattcatatttttactcttattaaaaagttattattacaattcccaGATTTAATAACATAGTActaacattgtaacattgtCACAGACTATTGATGACTTCTGAGGAGGAAAGAAAACCTGAAGGTGTGTTCATTTGgctcaaaattcattaaaaacactttcaaaagctgaagtgatttccttgttttatttattaaagtatggctcaatattttaactaattgctAAATTGGAATAATCAAACAAATCATACTGATTAACCAGTGTATTAAAATCGTTTATGGCAGCCctagcactgacatattttaagatatgtcagtgcaagtcaAGTTGCTTTCACgtaaaacagttcaaacatgcattttagtctaggactagcttaagccttgtctgtgaaaccaggggtgtATTCATCACACacagggtatgtttacacaacaacaatgttCTAAAAACTGCAAAGTTTTTTCATTGTACAGATGAAAACATCATCAAAATTATCCCCATCCACACAGATCTGTTAAAATGACCAAAAACCCATCTCAGAAAAGTAGTTAGTTCATACAcatgcctatccaccttatttttacagtttactgcactttgatattgttctcattatttctctatagcggctaataaagtctcgcacattcacagaaaacactgtACTTCcgtgttgaaaaataaggtggatagactaaacacgtaatacgcatttAGGTGAGGGTGACGGTTAAGACGTTTGTTGCAACGCTTTTAAAGTTTATCCTTAGGGATACCCTGACTTAAGAGGTTTCATGCAGCCGGGtccagcatatgaatctcaacaatggtgacatacttcatgctgcaatgcatgctgggagccacaATAGTATAAAACTCATgactcccatcatgcattgcagcatgaagtaTGTCGACATttttgagattcatatgctgattcttgatttTTGTGTGTctaatttttttccctcacgatgtatttaaaaaattaaaattcagaaaGTTTGAACTCTGGCATGAAAGTATTGTTGGTAAGAATCTATTAGTAAGTAATAACCACTTTTGGTCAGTGATGAGTTTAGTaagtcatttttctttttgatgaTGAAAGATATATGATCACATGACACATGATCATCTTTGTTTATGGCTTCCTTtgcaacaaaatatgttttagtataAACACTTTTACAAAGACAACAAAAAAGTCGAGTCAAACTACCCAACTAACGGGAACACTGATCATCGTAATGGtgaccaaatattttcaataaaacatcaacattaaaCCTCTTTTAATACTCATAAAGAATTGTAGACAAATGACAGTCTAGTTTGTAATAAGAGAgatttcatgtcttttcagTAGATTTCCTCTAAGGCCTGGGACACACTAGactattttaaattcttaaccaattttaaaactgtgggagacccagacatacactatattgccaaaagttttgggacacctgcctttatgtgcacatgaactttaatgacatcccattcttaatccgtagggtttaatatggagttggcccaccctttgcagctattacagcttcaactcgtctgggaaggctttccacaaggtttaggagtgtgtttatgggaatttttgaccgttcttctagaagcgcatttgtgaggtcaggcactgatgttggacaagaaggtctggctcacagtctccgctctaattcatcccaaaggtgttctgtcgggttgaggactctgtgcaggccagtcaagttcctccacaccaaactcgctcatccatatctttatggaccttgctttgtgcactggtcaTGTTTAACAGTCATGTtagaacaggaaggggccatccccaaactgttcccacaaagttgggagcatgaaattgtccaaaatgtcttagtATGCTGAaacattaagagttcctttcactggaactaaagACTAAGACCAAccactgaaaaacaaccccacaccataatcccccctccaccaaactttacacttggtacaatgcagtcaggcaagtaccattctcctgccaaccgccaaacccagactcgtccatcggattgccagacagagaagtgtgattcatcactccagagaacacgtctccactgctctagagtccagtggcggcgtgctttacaccactgcatctgacgctttgcattgcacttggtgatgtaaggcttggatgcagctgctcagccatggaaacccattccatgaagctctctacgcgctgttcttgagctaatctgaaggccacacaaagtttggaggtctgtagctattgattCTGCataaagttggcgacttcttacactatattgccaaaagtacaGTGCGCAGGGCAGTTTCATTATAATCCTCCAAATTCATACACTAGAAGATTTATCCAGACTGAGAGACCACTCACCTGTCAATTGTAACATTTTCACAGTGAGACGAGATCTCTAGGAGACTCGCGAGATCAAACGTGActtctgaagaaaaacaaatggatgATCATCAACATTGTCAGCTGGTTCTCCTTTTGGACAAAAAGTCAGCCGAGAGAAGCCTCGAATCAGGCCACATCCCCCAGATCGTTGGGGGTTGCACATCGGGCTTAAAATCAAGTGTGTGGCCAGCCTAAAGCCTgcgatacactgcacgattttagcaatcctataagatcattacaaatcacagtCTGCAacatggatctattaaacttgggtacgacagGCATGTAGActgactcgtaggctacgatgcacATTTCTATAGAAGATTAAAacatcagcatgcgctagtggtaaacaaaaaaccatgttgaatcacactttggcattTGTAGTTTGTATGTGTGCTGAAGACTAGCTAGAgataagcagttttaagttttatctCCATGTCGCGTTGATTACATGTCGCATTTtcattggctggtcagtagacgtaggtcgtagcagcaaacacactgtgcgatgatcacgctgaatttctgacactgtcagaaaatgattgtaggctatctttggtcgtctgggacagccaaaaatcgtgcagtgtatcccggagTTTAGGCTGTGGCtagaagtcagttgtagttctggtgtttctcttttcttcagtgattttgcttgttatcatcagatgtcttcaataatcaaacaatcatcactcaatcactTAATCATCTAATTAACACTatcactgcttcagtgttacttgtAACACTCTGGTGGTTCCCATATGAACACAGAgcggtgttaatttaacaccgGGGAATTTACTGTGCAATCTTTGCAGTTTGATAACCGCACTAAGACAtatcaatttaaattttattttgactgATTGTTCAGCTCTAGATGTTATTGAAAATGTTAGATATTTTATGCCCATTATGTTCCTTTCAGATGACAACGTTGGTTCATCTTCTGATGGAGAAACTGCCTCTACATCCAAAAAGCGACAGACAAGGAAGAGTTTCTCCTGTGGAAAAACATTCAGCAAACAGGAAACTTTAGCGAGACGTAAGAGAAAACACACAGAACAGAAAGACTTCACCTGCAAGATATGTGACATCAGCTTTCCTAATTTAGAAGAGAGGAAACTTCATTCAAAAGAGCACACCGTGAAGAAGGAGTTTCGCTGTGAACAGTGCGGGAAGGATTTTTTCACCACTCCTTATAGTATGAGAGctcatataaacacacacagcgAAAAGACTTTACACTGCAACGTGTGTAACAAATATTTCCGCACCAAACCACATCTTTCAATGCATAAGAGAATCCACACAGGTGAAAAGCCGTACCAGTGCCCTCACTGCGACAAGAGATACAACCAGGGATCAACTCTGAAGAAACATCTACTCATGCACACTAATGAGAGGCCGTATCAGTGCAGTGAATGTGGGAACACCTTTAAGGACTCAGCGTCTCTAAAGTTGCACCAAAAAATACACTCTGATTTCAAACCGTAtcagtgttcacactgtgagaAACGTTTCCATCATTCATTTCACCGGAAAACCCATGAGAGgattcacaccggagagaaaccGTATCTGTGCTCCTACTGCGGGAAGAGCTTTGCTAGTCCATATTCTTTCAAAGTTCAtctgagagttcacactggagaaagacCGTATCACTGTAGCGATTGTGGGAAGGGTTTTTATATGCTAAGTGACTTAAAAATACATCGGAGGACTCATACAGGAGAAAAACCTTTTAAATGCTCACATTGTGACAAGGCTTTTGCTCGTTCAAGTGCCATGAAGGTCCATGAGCGAATGCATACAGGAGAGAAACCTTACCGCTGCTCCATCTGCGGCGAGAGATTCACTTTTAAATGGGGTCTTCAGAGTCACCAGAAGAAACACGCTGACCCAGAATCATCATAGCTTCAtcatgtaattatatatatatatatatatatatatatatagagagagagagagagagagagagagagatagatagatagatagatatgggtCATTCTACAGAAATGTCCACTTTTCTGTCTCTAGCCTTTACAGAAATATTACACttgaaaaacactttagtactacaatttctttatattttaaaatgaaacaatgttATTTGAACAATTACACCTTCTTGAGCCGTCAATGtggcaatatttgtttttaattaattatatagaTTAGCACCACAGAAGCCCTCGTCCCCACAGTCATGTACAGAGGGAAAGTGCTTTACTTTGAGGTCAGAAACAGGtttttctaacatttaaaatacaataatgtaTACATAACTATCAAATGTATaatgtaaatgacaaaaaacaaaacaaaatgccaaacaaatattataaaacatactgtatattgaaAGCAGTGGTCCCCTGGAGTTGTCACTGGTGTTACTGTTCA
This window encodes:
- the LOC127508133 gene encoding zinc finger protein OZF-like isoform X10, whose protein sequence is MLSMKAQMDVICCKSVGTDLSMLDIEDFISEICQLKKEVASLEAKLRERGDKPNREDLEKVSVCVTDGTEAQDSVWRSRDTQDSELSLTLLCYTDAQDHGSADQTSDCNAGEQQMLQTPLKMCSVKLVDCRNLIESRGEKTTAEEQQQRHEEEEEEEEEDDGNNEDDDDEGNDEDDDEGSRGEKNTEEEQQQSHWGEEEDEDEYQNNDEVNDEDQNDDDDDFVPSDDNVGSSSDGETASTSKKRQTRKSFSCGKTFSKQETLARRKRKHTEQKDFTCKICDISFPNLEERKLHSKEHTVKKEFRCEQCGKDFFTTPYSMRAHINTHSEKTLHCNVCNKYFRTKPHLSMHKRIHTGEKPYQCPHCDKRYNQGSTLKKHLLMHTNERPYQCSECGNTFKDSASLKLHQKIHSDFKPYQCSHCEKRFHHSFHRKTHERIHTGEKPYLCSYCGKSFASPYSFKVHLRVHTGERPYHCSDCGKGFYMLSDLKIHRRTHTGEKPFKCSHCDKAFARSSAMKVHERMHTGEKPYRCSICGERFTFKWGLQSHQKKHADPESS
- the LOC127508133 gene encoding zinc finger protein OZF-like isoform X11, which gives rise to MLNMKAQMDVICCKSVGTDLSMLDIEDFISEICQLKKEVASLEAKLRERGDKPNREDLEKVSVCVTDGTEAQDSVWRSRDTQDSELSLTLLCYTDAQDHGSADQTSDCNAGEQQMLQTPLKMCSVKLVDCRNLIESRGEKTTAEEQQQRHEEEEEEEEEDDGNNEDDDDEGNDEDDDEGSRGEKNTEEEQQQSHWGEEEDEDEYQNNDEVNDEDQNDDDDDFVPSDDNVGSSSDGETASTSKKRQTRKSFSCGKTFSKQETLARRKRKHTEQKDFTCKICDISFPNLEERKLHSKEHTVKKEFRCEQCGKDFFTTPYSMRAHINTHSEKTLHCNVCNKYFRTKPHLSMHKRIHTGEKPYQCPHCDKRYNQGSTLKKHLLMHTNERPYQCSECGNTFKDSASLKLHQKIHSDFKPYQCSHCEKRFHHSFHRKTHERIHTGEKPYLCSYCGKSFASPYSFKVHLRVHTGERPYHCSDCGKGFYMLSDLKIHRRTHTGEKPFKCSHCDKAFARSSAMKVHERMHTGEKPYRCSICGERFTFKWGLQSHQKKHADPESS
- the LOC127508133 gene encoding zinc finger protein 157-like isoform X3, whose product is MSRRRCALRCDSKATFFSLPKDEHVKNQWLKLIFTAIPQKYSPNLVLCSRHFTDDCFLNLNAFNEGFASRLLLKDGSVPSLCGPASSSSESQPMLTMNAHMDVICCKSVGTDLSMLDIEDFISEICQLKKEVASLEAKLRERGDKPNREDLEKVSVCVTDGTEAQDSVWRSRDTQDSELSLTLLCYTDAQDHGSADQTSDCNAGEQQMLQTPLKMCSVKLVDCRNLIESRGEKTTAEEQQQRHEEEEEEEEEDDGNNEDDDDEGNDEDDDEGSRGEKNTEEEQQQSHWGEEEDEDEYQNNDEVNDEDQNDDDDDFVPSDDNVGSSSDGETASTSKKRQTRKSFSCGKTFSKQETLARRKRKHTEQKDFTCKICDISFPNLEERKLHSKEHTVKKEFRCEQCGKDFFTTPYSMRAHINTHSEKTLHCNVCNKYFRTKPHLSMHKRIHTGEKPYQCPHCDKRYNQGSTLKKHLLMHTNERPYQCSECGNTFKDSASLKLHQKIHSDFKPYQCSHCEKRFHHSFHRKTHERIHTGEKPYLCSYCGKSFASPYSFKVHLRVHTGERPYHCSDCGKGFYMLSDLKIHRRTHTGEKPFKCSHCDKAFARSSAMKVHERMHTGEKPYRCSICGERFTFKWGLQSHQKKHADPESS